The following DNA comes from Erythrolamprus reginae isolate rEryReg1 chromosome 8, rEryReg1.hap1, whole genome shotgun sequence.
gccaaaggaagaaggtgaggggacgggaatcaaaaaaatccaaaactttaaggcttaaaaaaaaagagggactctgaagtggtgaggaggagcacgcgcctcccatacacccagcgcgaggctgcctcccatacactggctgctgttgctacctgctacctcttatttattttatttatttatttattttatttattagatttgtatgccgcccttctccgaaaacatctcccttcccatgctgaagggctcccttcttctctctctcactcactcgctttgtagccagcgcctttccttcgctgtggtgactcctcggctgaccagagcgaagggagcgtttcttttctctgggcactggcagaggtttattccctctccaagcgcccagagaaaggaaaatgctgcgttcactctgggctgccaaagcctccttaagcgccaccgaaaggctcctctggcagcccagaaaaggccgagatggctgggattaaaggaggaatagcaggaaactggccgggcctttgtgccgctctcaaatttcctggaaaaattttcccggctcgggttcttaagtagaaaatggttcttaagaagaggcaaaaaaacaccccattcttatctagaaaagttcttaagtagaggcattcttaggtagaggtaccactgtacttatgtcCGAATAACATCCGCTGGTAGTATTCACCGTATGATAAACCGATGAGTTTAAATTAAGCTGTCAATGAGAcagcaggggtggggtgggttatGTAGAATCTGTTTTTGTCTTGTCTatggttttctctttcatttacctttttctgtttgttttgatGATGAATGTGAAGATGCAATGATTGAGAAAATGTCctcttatatgtatatatttgaaataaaattcctttttaataattccttttaataataatatatatataatacatatatataatataatataatatataatgtaatattatatatatatatatgtgtgtgtgtgtgtgtgtgtgtgtgtgtgtgtgtttatgttggacatatatatatatatatatatatatatgtgtgtgtgtgtgtgtgtgtgtgtgtgtgtgttaatgcttttagctggaattttaaaattaagggagactaggatggtcccattttggccttgttctggcctcatcagctagccacaccctttcctttactgggattcgatctggtgaactctgccttgtaaagcagagaactagcagttagagctatcagatcggaacccttccagctctgttccagggagggggtatatatatatattttttatgtcggatcaccctggtatattttaaggaacgtcacagctcctttatatatgtcaaatgtgggttttttttcacatacagaatatagttgtcggctataaataaaaaattaactgccttgtaatggtcctgggttggacctagaggcaaaaaggagctgtgacgttcctttaatataccagggtgatccgacataaaaaacaaaaaacaaacatacatacatacatacatacatacatacatacatacatacatacatatatatgtagattgttctgagttcgggttttgccctgtgtaatattttgcatgtttatgcgacgtttcggtgaaatcacatccaccatcatcaggctgaagtttccaagcttcgtgctgttgtaaaatggaatgtctgcaactgtcatttcttcctagtgtatagtgtgggggtggagatttggtttgaatgtagcaaatagattgggtgattatgtttcagtgatctgattggttggtgtaatcataattattagaaggattgacatggtgattttatgaagtgttttttgtttaaggctggtttccaaatttcaaaagtccaaattcataattattagaaggattgaatggtgatttttatgaagtgttttttttgtttaaggctggtttccaaatttctggtaggcgggacgtgtcatctcttttattcatgcaaagggggctcctttcaatttctatggcttctagagaaattcttctatataaattctctgttttgtgaagtaatttagttttttcaaagtcaattttgtgccctgtttttttaatgtgctggacaagggaggaagtcttatcttcttttttaactgcattcacatgttctgcaaggcgtgcacttactcttctgttggtttgtccaatgtatgtggctgcacatgttttgcaagggatttcatagattccttggtattccaattggattttatctttggggctccttatatatatatatctcacatgttatatatatatatcacatgttttatatatatatatataaaatgtttttagctgaaattttaaaattaagggagactaggatggtaccatttcggccttgttctggcctcatcaactagccacacccttccttactcggattcgatctggcagcttctaccttgtaaggcagagaattaacagttgagccaccagacctgattcctccagctctgtaccagggaggagctatatatgttttttttaaagtcggatcatcctggtatattgaaggaacgtcacagctcctttttgcctctaggcccaacccaggaccatttcaaggcagtaaatttattcatagccgacaactatattctgtatgtatcacatgttttttgctgaaattttaaaattaagggagactaggatggtaccatttcggcctttttctggcctcatcagctagccacaacccttccttactgggattcgatctggcagcttctgccttgtaatcatgggtgtgggcatgcacctgcgctccccctcccttttggcatgcgaaccaaaaaaaggGTCCGCCATCGCCATCTTAGATGCTAATCTTGAGAATTTTCCCGCCTCTCTTTGGTGTAATCTTGAAAATAACCCGGCTCGTTCTGCTCCGGCTTAAAGCACACGATGTAACATTTGGGGAGGTAGTAAGTGGCCAGCAAGCCCAGTATGCAGAGTGGTGCCCATCTGCACCGCTGGCCGCAGATCCTGCTTCACGGAGGCGTAGCTGGGGACGGAGACCACCAGGCTGACGAAGTAGACGAGAGTGGTGAAAGTGATGCCTCTCACCAAGTTGTAACGCTTGGGAGGACCCAGCACCATAGAGATGCAGAGGAAAGAGAGAGCTGCCAAGAAGCCATGATAACCGTGGAGGAGGGTAAATGCAACCCAGGACTGGATTTTGCACTGGAGGAGGACTTGGGAAGAGAAGAGTTTGTAATTTCTGTCCAGAAGGGGCGGAGAAGCATAGAGATAAACGGCGGAGAGCAACATTTCAACCAGGAAACACCCGCCCACAAAGGCCCACGGTCGCCTCCGGGCAAAATGCAAGGCGTTTGGCCGGCTGTCCCCAAAATCATTGGTCAGCATGATCTGGAAGACTTTGACGGCGACGGTGGAAAACCAGGCATTGAATCTGAGAGCACAGACAGGTTGTTGCAGGAGGCAAATGGTCGTGCTGGGCTTCCCGATATAAAGGCTGCAGCCGAGTGCCATCAAGACTGGGCTGGAGAGAGCCAAAAGACACATGGTCCCTCCCGCAGATTGCACTGCAGGGGTCTGGAGGGATCTCGGGAATAGCATCCCGGCCAGGCAGCTGAGAGTGAAGGTAAGGACCAGCAGACCCAGCAAAGCAACCGCCAAGGGCTCGGACCAGAAGAGGTATCGCTCGCTGCGGTTGTAACATCGGCTGCTGCGGCGTGGAGACCACTGGTACTCAGGGCAGACACGACACGTGGAGTCAtctaaggagaaagaggaagaacagACTGTCCGTGGTAGCTTTAAGAGGATTagctgcagtgatgggctcctatgggtacggtcaggtatgcagaaccgctAGAAAAAAAATTTGGTCtgatacacagaaccggtagaaaacgtttggtcaggtacgcagaaccggtagaaaaatgttgattttttttggttctttttgccccctcctgggctctgggtatgtttttcctatcgcagtaaatgaggttgaatgtgtataattttagaagatctttGCGTCTCTATCCCTCCAGAGATGGaaaaaatgacaatggaaatgaagggaacaaatgaaaaagaattacaaatacaaatccaataaaataaaataaataaatttgagaagaTATggaaaaattggtacaaatggatcCAAGTTAGAAATAAGATAGAATAATATACTGTAATGTGTTAGTGTATATAAAAATAGATATACACATGAATGTACAAAACATTTAGacagaaagtttagaatttatGCTTAATTATTGATATAATGACCTCTTTATTTTGAAATGATATCGAATATCTGtaaaaaataatcaagaagataAGCACAatgattatatataattataagtaTATGTATATGTCGAAACAGTGATGTGAAACAAGATATATTTGCTCTTCCTTTTTTatctttgtaatataataaaaactatttttaaaaaagtagatatacaCATAATATTGATTTAGACAATAGTCACAGACGAACCTATTATTTACATGTACAGTATACCTATTTTCTTTACCTGCTAGGTTTATAGACACTTTTAtatatccccaggcattgaattatgagtgtgggcactcatgcatgggcCCACACTCTTtgggcacccaagaaaaaaaaggttcgccatcactgttctaagccaTCGCCTTGCTGGATGGACTGATGGATGTTCGTATTACGTAACAAGCACCGTCATCTGTAAGATGGCAATACAGATAGAAAGTTAGCAATAGGCTTCCACGGGGGACAACGGTCTGTCAAGTCTCCACAGGTTGCAAGGACCGTGCGGATGGCACCGATTCACCTCACCTGTAGAAGTGGAGAAGGTGCCTGGTTCACAGTCAAGGCAGGTGTAGCAGCAGAGGTGGAACCCCTTCATCTGACGGACCTGCCTTGGAGGACAGGTAGTGGGACACTTTGACGGGGGAGCCTGgatggaagggagaggaaggaaggagctggTTCCAACCCGTCTCTCATTAAGGCTGCTCAGATTCctgtatagcagtgtttctcaataattaataattaatcataataataataataataatttattagatttgtatgccgcccctctccgaaggctcagggcgtctcacaacaacaataaataatatggtacaaatccaataattaaaactaaagttttttaaaaacccactatcattaaaaacagtcaacacCACCCAATCATAatcacacataaatcttactagccaaagggGATatatcagttaccccatgcctggcgacatagataggtcttcagagtcttgcagaagacaaggagagtgagggcagttcgaatctctggagggagttggttccagagagtcggggccgccacagagaaggctcttcccctgggtcccgctgaacgacattgtttagtcgatgggacccggagaaggccgactctgtgggacctgatcaaccgctgggattcgtgcagcagaaggcggtcccgtaggtattctggtccgatgccatgtagggctttttattttatgttactcaccccccaggaagaagtgaaCATTTTGCGTCCCACAAGTCCTCAATCTGGGCCACCCAACCCTTCGATTTCAGCCCCAATGGATATCAAgacggtgcagaagttggtgataaaataACATCTTGCCacactatagaaggcctgatgtttatggaaaCTTTGGATTGGGTGATTTTCATAAGGGAGCAAATGCAGCCACAAAGAGttatttcgagtggttcaaggccatcctaagCCCACCCACCTAGGCGGAAGCGGAGGATtgacttgccatgctggcacaacctgagtgggcaatgtgacaagtttgtggatgggaggacaagggatgtgaactttcaactgggtgggaaactcagattcaggttttccaGTGTAGgtaccaggatggctccggcaataaattggaactttgaggagcactttgacttggactctgattcagtttggatgctacctggaacattgataatggaattttagtgttttgacaccaggcctctctaggaatctcctgggaggaaacagggccggaaaaggtgaggagaatcctctgtggggcctctctaggaatgtcctgggaggaaagagggtcggaaaaagcagggagaatcctctgtggggcctctctaggaatctcctgggaggaaacatggccagaaaaggtggggggaagcctctgtggggcctctctaggaatctcctgggagggaatatggcctccaccctctctgtggtttccccaatcacaggcattatttgcttttacattgattcctatgggaaaaatggcttcttctgacaaacctttctacttaataacctagTCACTGaaggaattaagtttgtaagtagaggtaccactgtatttgggttggggaaaaaattgggattttttttctcccaaaatgGAACGCTTTACCTTTTGATCTGTGGTATGAAACCGAACTAGAGATATGTTTATGTGCAAGCTTTGGTCGAAATGGCCCAAGCTGACGGGCTCTATTTGCTAcggcaaaatcctcattccctccccactccaggggaaggatactgcaaagactccattccctctccactccagggtaaggatacttcaaaatctccgttcccaccccactccaggggaaggatattaagGATAGGATACAAAGGATACAAAGTCCTAATTTCCCGaacagctgggactcgggaggcagagaatagatgggggcagggtaTTTGATGGTTGTttcaactactcaaaatttccactactggttctgcaGAACTGATTAGAATTTTCCGAATCCCACCTCGGAGTACGAGGCTTGTTCAGACCTATGCTCAGATGGACCGTTTGGAATGGGACGGGTCAGTCTGCCCATATTCTAAAAAGCTAGGAGGGTCATGTGATGTGAGGTGAAGATGGAGAGAAGAGGCTCCCCCCACCCAATTTGTTTCCTGCCATCTTCCAGCAGGCCAAATAACACATCTGTTACGAGCTGCGGTAGAGATATTTATTTCAGCACGAGCAACACAAGCGGGTCAGGGAAAGAGTCATCGCAGAATACATCCAGGCTTTAGGGGGCCCCTCCTTTATAAGGGCACCCAAAAAACAAAGCACTTATACTTGAAACAGACCAGAggtagaaaatatttttaaaaatataccttAAATACATCGGTACCAGGAAAGAAATACAACAGGGAATCTatgacagaaaaaaaatatcaacccCACTttgaaaacacacacataaacattgTTGGATTGTCTTTAAGTATCAGAGGTATAGCGACAGCCTTAATCGGTGCCGAATTTCAGCATTTTGTAATTGGTGTGGAAGAGGCAGGATCCTTCCCTCCCACACACAAACACTACTTccctttgaaataaaaaaataatgatcgCAGGCCAGAGATTCAGACCCTAattgggaagggaagaaagacgGCTCAGAGCTCACCCGAAACCAATAGCTCCGATTGTTAAGGATGAGTCTTAATGAAGAACTAAGAACTAGTAGCGGTTGCAAATGAAGGAATACTGGCTTTAAATACTGCCCTGGCTTTTATAAGGAGTACGTGTAGGTTCCTTCAGAGCGGTAGCAGTTGGTGCCCCCAACCGCAACTTTAGGGCTAGCTGCCTAAAGTTACAAGGATCGACAATAAGCATGGAGTTAGTTAGCAGATCTACGAGGAAATGAAAATTTTCAAGTCACCGGTAGTTTCCTGTTTGGTTTTCTGTTTTGGCCCATAACACAAAAGTCTGTCTTTTCGTCTCTTGGCATTGCCGCCtgcttatataataataatttagctgCAATCCTGACAATTAACCCCAAGCCCTAGAAGAGTTGATTGTCTCATTTGGGTTGGAGCCTTTTTTTTTCAGAACTAAGCCTTGCGTGGGAGGTTTTGGAAAGCTGAGCCCTGGAAACACTTAAGCACACTGTTAAGgtaagaggaagaaaggttagaGCTGTGGAAGGAAGTGTTAGGAGACCGGAAACAGAAAAGGCGTTTCCGATGTACATTGTCGGTGCTAATCAATGGATTGTCtttaattgctattttttttcatttctttctctttctctctctcttcccgctTCAAAGATTGCACGCTACCCAGTTGCTGCGTGATGCTGCAACTGCTAAGCTAACCAGCACGTGGATAATCCCAGGATCCTTTTCCGAACCTGTCCTTGAAGGAGAGTCTTAAGAGGTTAAAGCTAAACTTTCAACCTTAAAGAGAAATCGATCACAGAGTTTTCGGgcaccgcctcctcctcctcctcctgtagaTTTTGGCAAGAGGATCAGTGTTGAGATTTTTGTGGGTCGTTTCTTTCTCGAGCACACTTCCGTTCTTAATAACTGCTTCCAGGAGTGGCTTTTTCAGGTGTCGAACTAGACATCCCAGCACCTTTTCCATCACTGGGATGGGAAGATAAGGCTCGGGGAGGAGGATTCCTTTGGCCCAGTCCTTCTCTAAGTGATCTCAGGGGATCAAAATCATCCCCAGCTCTAGATACAAACCCTTGACAAAGGCACTGCATTTTTGGGTGCATGCTTGATTGTGGGCGGGTGGCTCAACCACCAAGCCCAGGCGAGGCGAACCGTTCGGCTCACCTGTCCTCCTTCACACCTTAATAATTTATCCCGCTCTGTTTCCACCTCAAACTCTTTTCAAGGTTAATTGGATGGGGAGGACGCTGCCCTTTCATGGGACAGGCAGTCTCTAGTGTtggttgactgattgattgattgattgattgaaacagaaaaataaaaccttGTCGTGGTCCCACGCTGTTCCTTGTCCTGGAAAGGAGTCGGTTGTAGTAGTGGGCTGTGGAAGGAagccaggaaaggaaggaaggaaggaaggacaagaaggaaggaaggagaaaaagaaggaaggagagggacgaagggaagggaggaagggaggggagttatagagagaaagtaagagaaggaaggagagagaaagctagggagggaaggaagggataaaggaaagaaaaaagaaagaaagaaagaagaaaggaaagagggaaagagaaagaaagaaagaaagaaagaaagaaagaaagaaagaaagaaagaaagaaagaaagaaagaaagaaagaaaaagccagATCAAGGACTGGATGCATCATTTCTGGATCAAAGCCTTTGGAAGTAGGAAAGTGGGCAGGAAGAGAGCTTTCCGATTGGGGAAACAGCATAAAGGCCTTTTACCTCCAGGGCCAGAAACCCAAACAGAGGGATGCCTTGAAGGCCTCGGAGCTTTCCAAGAAGAAACCTGATTGACAAGAGCAGGAGATGATTTTCGAGGAGATCTGGGGGGAGGCTTCAGCAGCGGGAAGAACTGCCGCTCTTGGATCAGCTCCGGTGCCCCCCTCAGGGGAGGTCCAGGAGCTTGTGCTCCGCGTAGAGGTTTTCCACGATGTCGTAGACCTTGCCGATGTAGGGCAGTGCCTCATCCAGCATCTCGACCGCCGCCTCGGTGGTGCCCACTCTCATGTTCTCCAGGAAGGCCTCTCGGGTGGGCAAGGCGTAGAAGGCCATGGTGGCTGCTTTGCGGACGATCCACGGGTGGTAGTTAGCCAGGGAGGCGTTGTAGGACTCCGTGCACAACGTTGACGTTTTGGAAGTCGGGCTGCTAGTCCTCAGGCCCTCTAAAAACAGGTGCAGCCAGCGCAGGGCCCGGTGGAGGCGAAGAATAGTTCGGCAGCCCGAGGCAGGGTAAGCGCCGGGCTCCCTCAGATCCACCAGCCCATTGCCCAACTCATAGTTCACCATGGCTTGGAGGGTGACGTATTCTTCCTGATGCTCGCCGCTGCGGAAGTTCTCCATGATTTGGATTTTGGTCACGGCGTCTTTGGAAATGAAGGAGAAGATCGGCCCCATTGTGTTTAAAAACCTCcacggagaaagaaagaaaaaaaacaaatatgtCGTCAGGATAAAAGTAAATGGGAATGGATGCCCCCTTTCCAGATTTTTGTCAACACCTCTATTGGATGTCGTGGCACGGTGGTTAAGTgcggtattgcaggcaaactctgctcaCCAAGTTCAATCCTGACCGAGCACAAAAGTTGACTCAAATCTTCGATCTTTCTGatatcggtaaaatgaggagccagatacAGAAtaatagatacagatacagaataacagaattggaagggagcatcttgcccccaacaatctgggtcctcattttatcgaccttggaaggatggaaggttgagtcaaccttgagcctggtgagattcaatctgccaagctgctggcagccggtgatcagcaaaagcagtttgcaatactgcattctaaccactgtgccaccgaggctcgattttctggtcacaattcctTGCTCAAGCACAAGACCCCAGACCTGTGATGGTGGCACACAAaacatatcggagggcatgcgagGCCTTGCCCTATGTCACCTCTCGCATATATGcacgtgctagccagctgattttcagctttggaGAAGGTCGCTTCGCCCTCtataggcttcagggaagcttcctgaagcctcggagtgtgaaaaatggcctaatgggcaaactggaagttcagaaaaacaaatttccagtttgcctgttgtgctgtttttcacactctgaggcttcaggaagcttccctgaaggccccagagtgcaaaaaacagcacaatgggatgTTTTTCCAAACGTTtgatttctgcgcatgcgcagaagcaaaaaatagctgaaatcttacGCAAACGTGTCCTCTCTTGAGGTtccagtgcatttttgcttcctgcgcatgcgcagaggcagaAACGCACTAGGGACGCACTCGCATAGCACACACCGCATGCAACACAACTGAAGATGCAATCCACCCCTGGTTCCAGAGAAGTTTTCTTCATTGGCCTCCCAAGCAATTTTAGAAAATTTTCATTTAACACCTTTAATTctgcacagctggctggagaattctgggagttgaagtccacaagtcttaaagtttgccaATGTTGGAGACCTCTGTCCTAAATCATTGTCCAGATACCAGATTCTCAGAATCAGTTTTAGAACATTGTTCCATATTATAGCATCATTAGCCTCCCAAGAAATTTAAGAAAATTATCATTTAAACACCTTCAATTATGcacagctggctgaagaattctgagagttggaagtccccaagtcttaaaagttgccaagtttgaagctcCCTGCTCGAaatgtattttgaaatgtattctcTAAGGCCATGAAAACTTGGTTTTgctagcaggcctggggccaatgAGCTATATATAGCATCTGGCTATGGCCATGGATATGAattattttgtgtgtttgtgtatgttaattgttttatattgttttatatgttgtacgcatataaaacaatatacactgctcaaaaaaaataaagggaacactcaaagaatccatcctagatctgaatgaatgaaatattctcactgaatactttgctctgtacaaagctgaatgtgcacaacagcagatgaaattgatggtcaatcaatgttgcttcctaagcggacagtttgatttcacagaagtttgatttatttggaattatattatattttttaagtgtcccctttattttttgagcagtatatataagttGGGCATcttgtaattaaattaaattaaattaaattaaattaaattaaattaaattaaattaaattaaattaaattaaattaaattaaattaaattaaattaaattaaattaaattattaaattaattaaattaaattaaattaaattattctaatactaccattttccttttttttttaataaccagGTCAAAGCCAGGTGAGGCAGCTTACCTGACGAGTCCTTTCCACCCTCCTAAATATGGGTCCATGAGGATTTCTTCCTTGCCGTTCAGGCAGCTTTGGAACATGACCAGCACGCCTTTTAAGCCGTGAACGTCCTCAACGTCAGCCATGGGTGAAGCTTCGGCGGGGGTGCAAACGGAGGAGAGACTCCAGGCAGGTAGCAAAGAAGAGCCTCCAGGTAAACCTCCAAAGGTAGAAGAACTTTCTGTTATTACCTTGAACGAACAGAAACAGGCGCCCGGCACTCGgcggaaatgaaaacaaaatccCGTACGGTTAACCGAGAAGGGTGTGGGGAAGGGAGAGGACACGATCAGGAGCTTTTTATGTCAGGCTGTCAAAACATGCCCGTGTAAAAGGATGTGTTTGTTTTGGGGAGCGGGGAGTGAGTGGGCAAGGGTGGAATGACCCCATCGGTGTTTAGCAGGTCGAGCCGGTCTAGCTAgtttcactcacacacacacacagatacacacacatgcCACCTGTAACGGCTTCAAACTCGAAAGAATTGCTTGTCGgactcaatattattattattattattattattattattattattattattattattaattagatttgtatgccgcccctctccgaagactcggggcggctaacaacaatataaaaagacaatgtaaacaaatctaatattaaaaacaatcaaaaaaaccccaatttaaaaaaccactcatacatacaaacaaaccatgtataaattctataagcctagggggaagggaaatttcaattcccccatgcctgatgacagaggtgggttttaaggagcttgcgaagggcaaggagggtgggggcaactctgatatctgggggagctgattccagagggtcggggctgccacagagaaggctcttctcctgggtcccgccaaacgacattgcttagtcgacgggacccggagaaggccaactctgtgggacctaaccggtcgcttggattcatgcggcaaaaggcggtcccggagataatctggtccgatgtcatgaagggctttataggtcataaccaacacttatagttcgttatgacctataaatataGGTGGTCCTCAGCTTATGACCGTTATGACTTTCCCCAGCTAAGCAAGGCGGTCGCTAAGCGAGAGGAAGCTTTCGTTTTTGTTAAGtggatccctgcagttgttacttTAGTCCCGCGACCGCAACGGTCGTAAAGTGTGAAAACAAGTTGTGGATTTTTCCCCCCAGAGTCATTGTAACTCTGATCAGTTGCAAAAGTCAAGTTCTACCTGTGCATGAATGAATGCTTCCCCCACAACCCCCCGAGATTGTGTCTCATTCAGTGACAAATTGGTTTGGTGTTAAGTTTTGAGGCAAGCGACCTCTTCCTCTACCCCAGTTAGCCCCAGTTAAAACCAGTGAGGCTGTGCggggtgtgtgtctgtgtgtgaacTCTGTGGACAAATCCCGACCAGAGTGGGGGGGATTTTTCCACTCTTTTTTTccgatgaatgttttaaaatgaaaCCAGAAATACCAGAACAGCCGAATTCCACCCGAGATCTGGTTCTGCTCTGAACAATCAGcgagtaatagtagtaatagtagcaatcctcctcatcctcatattttaagaaaatacttGGTGGATTCTTAGGATGCTGGCAGCCACCTGTGTCAACCATTAGCACCACTCAGTGGTATTTGCGACTTTTTTAAACGTTCAGTTAACAACAACATGAAA
Coding sequences within:
- the TAS1R3 gene encoding LOW QUALITY PROTEIN: taste receptor type 1 member 3 (The sequence of the model RefSeq protein was modified relative to this genomic sequence to represent the inferred CDS: inserted 2 bases in 1 codon) — translated: MGRLTRPIPNGPSEHRSEQASYSEQIEPVSLGHFDQSLHINISLVRFHTTDQKAPPSKCPTTCPPRQVRQMKGFHLCCYTCLDCEPGTFSTSTDDSTCRVCPEYQWSPRRSSRCYNRSERYLFWSEPLAVALLGLLVLTFTLSCLAGMLFPRSLQTPAVQSAGGTMCLLALSSPVLMALGCSLYIGKPSTTICLLQQPVCALRFNAWFSTVAVKVFQIMLTNDFGDSRPNALHFARRRPWAFVGGCFLVEMLLSAVYLYASPPLLDRNYKLFSSQVLLQCKIQSWVAFTLLHGYHGFLAALSFLCISMVLGPPKRYNLVRGITFTTLVYFVSLVVSVPSYASVKQDLRPAVQMGTTLXILGLLATYYLPKCYIVCFKPEQNEPGYFQDYTKERRENSQD
- the CPTP gene encoding ceramide-1-phosphate transfer protein, which gives rise to MADVEDVHGLKGVLVMFQSCLNGKEEILMDPYLGGWKGLVRFLNTMGPIFSFISKDAVTKIQIMENFRSGEHQEEYVTLQAMVNYELGNGLVDLREPGAYPASGCRTILRLHRALRWLHLFLEGLRTSSPTSKTSTLCTESYNASLANYHPWIVRKAATMAFYALPTREAFLENMRVGTTEAAVEMLDEALPYIGKVYDIVENLYAEHKLLDLP